The Candidatus Methylomirabilota bacterium region CCGCTGGCCATCCCCCTGATCGATACTCTACTGAGCGTGCTTTAATGCGGTGACCTTTATAGATTTCCTCTTTCATCTCGAGCCTGGGTTAGCTGTCCTGCTTCGTCGCGCCATCTTCAATCGCCGATTCTCCCGCTCCACCCGGTCCACCCGTCGTGCCAGGGTTTCCATCGTTGGATTGTTCATCACTTCCTCCTTACTGTCCCTGCTTTCACACTCAGCGACGTGGCGGGATATACTGCGGCGAAAGCCTCTCTTTTTTCGGATTGGCTGCCAGGTAGGCGTTGATAAACTCGTCTACCATCTCTTTCACGGATTCACGTACCAGGTGTAAGTCACGTGCGGGAACAATTGCAACTGTTGGCAACGCCATCCAAGTTACTGCGAATTGTTTCACGGTCGGGTCCCGGTCAGGTCGGACCATTTCCTTGAGTTCTAACCTCATCGAAACGGCATAGACATCAGTAACATCGCTCTTTAACGCATTGACGTTCAGGTAGAGGTACGGTGAGCCTGGCATCTTCCACCTTTCCTTATCTCTCCCGACGCGAATACCTGCTTGTCGGAGCCGGAATTCCACAATTGTTTGTAGACTATACGTAGTCAGGCCTTCTCGCTCGGCGTAGTGACGAAGCTTCTCGACCACAACACCAACTCCCACGAGTCCTCTGAGACTTTCACGCCTATCCTCCTGCGCTTCAATTAACTTTGGCGCGACACACAGGCTCACCACGACTGCCACAGTCAGGGCTATCAACCTAGCCATTATCACTTCTCCTTCTGCTCCGTATTCCTTCATCTATCCCACAACCCCCGTCCAGCCTCCCTCGCCTCCCGTTGGAGCTTCAGAAACAACGCTTGATGCTTCACATTCGGCGGCACGGTCATCACCTGTGCATATCCATGCTCCACCAGCCAAGCGTTGACGAAGGTGTCATCCTCCAAATAAACGTAAGCCAACAGCCGCTTGTAGCGGTCCACTTGCTGCACATCGAACTCTAGCCGGACGGTCTTTCCATCCACCAGCTTCCGGTTAGCCTCTGCCGCTCCATGCCGTAGGGTTCGACCCCCCTCATTGGGTGATGAGTCTCGGGGGTGTCGACACCGATATAACGGACCTTCACGCGGTCTCCGAAAACGCAGTAGACCTGGATGGTGTCGCCGTCGATGACCCGGACGACCTCAACCAGTAGGGCCTCGTGCATGTAAATCACGGAACGGTCTATATGCGCCAGCTGCATGCGCTTGTTAGACAGCTTCCGCCTTGAGGACGAGTCTCCTATATGGGAAGGCGACCCGCCGCCTGTATGCGCCGACATAGATGTTGATACGCGACGTTGAAAAGTCTTAAGACCCGTGTAAAGGTCATTTCGCAGTACTGAACGACGTTTGGATTGCGCTGGAATGTACGCCCGGCCAGCACGGCTCGCGGATCATCCGGCAACGGGAAAACCATTCGTCTGGACTCATCGTGGCCCAGGACTTCATATTCAATCTGAAACCTCGTGGTGACGATGCTCTCATGAGTAGCAGTGTTGCGGTAGTCGGAGAATTCGGATCGCCAAGCTGGCGTGTCAATTAACGCGAGGATCGGATCGCCTGGACGCGCTGAAGCGATTTCACTATGGGCCGTGTTGAAATATGCGTTGTCCGGCAGCGTCAAGCCGAAGTATGTCATGGCTTCACGCGCGAAGATATCCATCGCACTTCCGACAACGTGAGTAAACCCGTCAAAATGGTAGTTGACGCGATATACAACGTCCTGTGAAGCTGTCGGTTGGGTCTGCTGTGCACCGAGATAGTCCCTCATGGTGTCCACATGGTACCGCGCTGACCGAAGCTTGTGGACAAGCGAGTAGTGATATCGCTGAAATCCCTCGAAGACGTCATCGGGAACTGCGCCCTGTTGCCGCAAGGAAGTGATGAGCCGCTCTAGCGCGTTGCATCGGGCGAATCGATGATACGGCGCGAAGTTCACTTGGCTCCCGCCTCCGCGGTTTGAGCGAGGTGAGCGAGCGCCTGACCTTGAATATCCCTTAAGTGATGAACCGTGCCGCACTCTGGACATTTGAACTTGCCATCTGGAGGAAACGGCCGCGCCACTTCATCTATCGACATGTTTGGATCAAGGTTTGCCTGGAATATGTATTCGTTATCGCATTTGACGCACTTCAGCACGGCCCTGGCAGCCTTCAGACTCTGTGGGTCGCGAAGCACCCTCTGCAAACGACTGCCCTTTGGCAATGCCGGCCATGGAAGCTCGACTATTAGTAGCGGGGTCCAAAGCACGTTTCTCCCTCGAATTTTAGTGCCGATGCAAACTCCGACGTCATGCGCTCTAAAGCTTTTGATTACGAGGGGAATTCGATTTGCGAAGCTTGCGGCGTGGGCCGAAGAATCGACGGTGAGGACACCCTTTGCCAATGGCCTCGGCCTTTGCCCTTTGTGTCTAAGCCAGAAGCTCACTATCAACTCGCCCTTCGGGATGTCCTTGATCCCAAAAGCGACTGAGCACTCACGCCGCGCTGGTACCGCCCAGACGCCAAGGTTGTTGAAGATGCCGAAGCAGTCGACCTTGCCGCGTTCTCCCACCTTGTGGCCGTCAGCCAGGAGAGCGAAGGTGACACGCGGGCTTTGGGACTTTGAAGCCATGCTCTTTGATCCTATTCCAATGGACCGGCCAAGTGCCGCAATTCGGGCTGCATCTCAGCGGTCCTTGTCGGTGGTTCAAGAAATGGCTGTAAATCGTCGTTATGGTCAGGTCCTTGTGAGGCAGTAGAACTTGGACGGTTCAGGGTCGTAGCCGCCCTTGTGCAAGTGAGTCGCGAAGCAGGTCGGTAAGTAGTGTGGGTCTCTACTAATTCTCCTGCTCCCCTTGAAAAGCAAAACGCCCTCCGGGCCATGCTCCGCCCGAGAAGGCGTCTGAATGTGTGGTGCGCCGTCGATAGTGCCGGTGGTGGGCTGTAGGGCATTGATCGCCCCGGTTTCATACGTTCAATGGCTGCGGGGAGCCGTAGGGGGCTTGAGTATCCCCCAAGGGGCGAGGGGTGTCAAGATCAGCCCCTCCTTTAGTCAACTGCGCCTCCCGCACCCCGTGCTGTTTTATAGAACGCAGAAAATCGGCAAAATTGGCAACTTATCCCGGCTATGTCAAACTGTCGCACTCTTTTAGGCCTTAGTGAGGCTTTTTTATGATCTACGTCAGGTTTTCGGTTGACATTGGATAGGTCTGTTTCGTATAAAGGTATCCCCGCGACCCTTCGCGTTGTCGCGTGGGTGAACCACCGATAAGGGGGACCGGTAATCTCCCCTAGGTAGTACCAAATGGATCGGGGTAACCATAGCAATCCCCCCGGCCCACCACAGGCACAATCGCTGGAAAACACGCAATTACGTAGAGCGCTTTGACATAGTTCCACGGGGGACGGCGTGATGTGTGGTAATACCTGCTGGCCAGAAGAAGACTATAAGAAACCAAAGGAGTGGACCGAATGAGATGGCGACAGAAGCGTAAGCGACGAACAAGGTCCCGACCTAAACGGAGGCAAACTCCGCATCACAGGAAGGAAAGGCCATGATTAAGCCACGTCACATACAAACGATATACTTTTGCTTAGTGAGTGTCTGTATCTGAAATTCTGCATCTCTCAGAGCCTCCAAGAGGACTGACGCAGCAATACAATGCTTGTCCGGCATCTATTCGCCCCCCTCCATAAAAAGCCTGCGCGCCAGGTGCTCCAGACGCAATGATCATTAAAGCGGTTGGGTAAGCGTCATCCGATGTGCAGACCGTGCTGGAGCACCTAATGATGCCTGTCAGAACGCCGCGACCGATCCTCTTGAAAGTGGTGAAGTGAGGATCGATGATCAGGGAGATGTTGAGGTTGAGCTAAAAGGAGCTGCCCCATTTGCAGAATATCAGATATTTGTTGGCAACTTCACACTAAACGGTGCTTTCTCTCTACCCGGTTCCAGGGTCCCGGCATGACCTGTGTAGTAGGCTTTGACAACCAACCCATCGGCTTTGTTACGACAGACGAGGACGGTGACTTTGACGGACCAATGACCGCTGTGGCTGCGGGCGGGGGGGGTGATTTTGCCTTCCCCCAAGGGACCAATCTTGGTTTCCTGAATTTTGTATTTATAAGCCCACCTTGCGACCCG contains the following coding sequences:
- a CDS encoding thermonuclease family protein; the encoded protein is MRFRRPREGPLYRCRHPRDSSPNEGGRTLRHGAAEANRKLVDGKTVRLEFDVQQVDRYKRLLAYVYLEDDTFVNAWLVEHGYAQVMTVPPNVKHQALFLKLQREAREAGRGLWDR